In Octopus sinensis unplaced genomic scaffold, ASM634580v1 Contig15048, whole genome shotgun sequence, the following proteins share a genomic window:
- the LOC115230242 gene encoding uncharacterized protein LOC115230242 encodes MVVPYSPFLLKTFNAHINVESCTSIKGIKYICKHVNKGSDMAVLGVQDEETANDKILQYVMGRYISFNMAAWRILDFDIHQSSAAVFGLDVHLENRQRVYFTENTAANVLKKPPETTFTAFFKSCTSDSFAQTLLYEDVPSYFTWTNKKWQRWRQGVRIDNEVGEVIYKGNMIDRVHTVHPNHQECFFVDDSVSYERPNIICPRQIIRWTNVLHLQGSLLATGTTRDEGLWNTALQEVSECRTPEVMR; translated from the coding sequence ATGGTTGTTCCCTACAGCCCTTTCCTCCTTAAAACTTTCAACGCCCACATCAACGTTGAATCTTGCACTTCGATTAAAGGCATCAagtacatatgcaaacatgtaaacaagGGCAGCGACATGGCTGTTTTGGGTGTGCAGGATGAAGAAACAGCCAACGATAAAATCCTTCAATACGTTATGGGCAGGTATATTTCGTTCAATATGGCGGCATGGCGCATTCTAGATTTTGATATTCACCAGTCCTCTGCAGCTGTTTTTGGCCTAGATGTACACTTAGAAAATAGGCAACGTGTTTACTTCACTGAGAACACCGCCGCAAATGTACTCAAAAAGCCACCGGAAACAACGTTTACAGCATTCTTTAAGTCGTGTACATCCGATTCCTTTGCGCAAACTCTACTTTATGAGGATGTACCGTCCTACTTCACTTGGACTAACAAAAAATGGCAAAGGTGGCGGCAGGGTGTGCGAATCGACAATGAGGTTGGCGAGGTAATCTACAAAGGAAACATGATCGATCGTGTCCACACTGTACACCCAAATCATCAGGAGTGTTTTTTTGTGGATGATTCTGTTTCATATGAAAGGCCCAACATCATTTGCCCACGTCAGATCATTCGATGGACAAATGTGTTGCACTTACAGGGAAGCTTGCTTGCGACGGGGACTACTCGAGATGAGGGTCTCTGGAACACGGCATTGCAAGAGGTCTCTGAATGCAGGACACCAGAAGTAATGCGCTGA